TGTCGCCGCGCACGTGAAAATTCTGCGGCTTGTTCACTGGCGGCGACAGGCGCAGTTCGCCGGAGTCCTCGACCACCCGGATGCTGCGCGCGCCGGGCGGCGCCTTGAACGATGCCGCATCCTCCAGCCGCTGCAGGGCGAAGGAGTTGCTGGGATCGAGTTGCAGCGCTTGGCGGAATTCTGCGGCGGCGGCAATCTCCTGGTTCCTCATCAGCAGCTCATTGCCCTTCTGGACGTGATCGTAGACGTTCTTCTGCCGCATGACCTCGCGCGCGGTGGCGTACTCGAGGTTGCGCGGAACCCGGCTCGCGGCGGAATCGAACGCCTCGAACGCCTCGTCCGGCCTGCCGCCCTTCTGCAGCTTCAATCCGCGCGCGAATTCGCGCTGCGCCTGTTTCAACTCCTGCTTGGAAACGCCGCACGCGGCGGGCGCGCGCTTCTGCGCGCATTCCTTCAATTGTTCAAGCTCGGGGTTCGGAGCAGGCGTCGGCGGCGCAGTCTGCGCCCAGACCGCACCACAGAGCAGAACGATTCCGGCGAAAAACCGCGTGGCTCGAATTGTGCCCATTACAGGCTCGCGCCCTGGCGGCCAGGAATCATGATGCGTTCCACCGTGGTGGCGTGGCCGGTGGATTCGTCGCATTCCAGGTACACGCCGCAGAAGTGCACGTCGCCGTGCGCCGACTCCCAGCGCGCCGGCATGTTGGTGAGGAAGCGCTGGATTACCAATTCCTTTTGCACGCCGATCACGCTGTCGTAGGGGCCGGTCATCCCCACGTCGGTCTGGTAGGCGGTGCCGCCGGGCAGGATGCGCGTGTCCGCCGTAGGAATATGGGTGTGCGTGCCGAGTACGGCGGTGGCCCGGCCGTCGAGATACCAGCCCATCGCAACCTTCTCGGAGGTGGCTTCGGCGTGCATGTCCACCAGCACGACCTTGGCCTTGGTCCTGGCCAGCAGCGCGTCGGCGACGCGAAACGGATCGTCATTCTGCGGCAGGAAAACGCGTCCCTGAAGGTTGATGACAGCGTACGGAATGTCTCCCACGCGGCCCTCATACATGCCGACCCCGGGCGTGCCCGCGGGATAATTGGCTGGACGCAGCACGCGCCGCGCCGGGCTGTGCGGGTTGCCGTTCGCCGACTGGAAGTACTCGATGATCTCGCGCTTGTCCCAGACGTGATTGCCGGTGGTGAGCACGGCGATGTTCTGTTCGAAAAGCTCCTCGACGATGGCGGGCGTCAGCCCAAACCCGCCGGCGGCGTTTTCCGCATTGGCGATCACCAGGTCCACCGGTCGCTGTCCGACGAACGCCGGCAGATGCTCGCGCACGCTGACCCGCCCTGGCCGTCCGAAAATGTCGCCGATGAAGAGAATCCGCAACGCTGCGCTCCGCCGAACCTTTCGATGGTAACACGGGAAAAAACGTCGATGGTCGATGGTCGTTGGCAATACGTTGTCGTTAGTCATTGGTCGTTCGCAACTGCCTGAGCAAATCGGCCAACCACTAACGACCAACGTCTACTCGTGCAGTTCCACCGTGGTCAAAAAGTCGTAATTTCCCGGCGGGCTGATCTGGAAGTTGTGGGTGCGCTTCGAGTGCACCAGCACGTTATCCAGATACCACAGGTCAATGTAGGGCAGGTCCTCGGCAAGCAGTTGCTGGATGCGCGCGTAAATCTGCTTGCGCTTCCGCTCGTCGATCTCGCGCCGGCCGAGGTCAATCAGGCGGTCTACCTCGGGGTTGGAATAGTGGCCTCGGTTGGCGCCCGTCGGCGGCGTAAACGTGGAATGAAATGCGTACTGGAACATGTCGGGATCGTTGTTGCCGCCGATCCAGCGCAACGAATAGAGCTGAAACGCGCCCTTCTGCACGTCGGCAAAAAACGTGGCGAACTCGTAGGTTTGGATATCCAGTTCCACGCCAACCACTCGCCACTGCTGTTGCAGCACCGCCGCCAGCAAGCGCGTGGTCTCCTCGGTGGAAGTCTTCATCGCCAGGCGGAAGCGCGCCCCGTTTCTTGCCGGATATCCGGCTGCGTCCAGAAGTTCTCGCGCGCGCTGCGGGTTGTAGTCATACGTCGGCAGGTCGGATGTGAAGGCCCATGATTGCGTCGGCAAAATGCTGTACGCCGGGCGCGCTTCGTCGCGCCACAGGTAGTGGATCGGCGGCCGCCGATCGAGCGCGTAGGCCAGCGCCTGCCGCACGCGCACGTCCTTCAGGATGGGATCGCGCAAATTCAGCGCCAGGTAGGTCAGCACCGTGCCGGGCGTTTGCTGAACTTCGAGCTTGGGATCCTTGCGCAGCGCCAGCACCATGTCGGCGGTGAGCGCATTCAGCGCCACGTCCGCGCTTCCCTTGCGCAGCTCCAGCGCGCGCGTCGTTGTGTCGGGCACCACGGTAAATCGAACTCGTGGCACGCGCGGACGCTCGCCCCAGTACCACTTCGCGATCCTGCTGGTTCCTGATCAGGCGAAACGGCCCGGAGCCGATCGGGTTGCGGTAAAAATCTGCGCCGCTGCCATCGGGCACGATGCCGATCGCGCCATTCGCCACGTTCCACAGTAGCGATGCCCAGGGCTCTTTGAGACGAAAGATCACCGTTCCGTCATCGGGCGCGTCGATGTGGTCCACAAAGCGGTAAGTGCCGGTCTTCACCGTGCGCACGGTGCGGTTCATGATGGAGTCGAAGGTCCACTTGACGTCGCGCGCGGTGAGCGGGCGGCCGTCGTGGAAGCGCGCGTCGCGGCGCAGGTGGAAGACGTAGGTCAGCGGGTCCGGCACTTCCCAGCTTGTCGCCAGCCAGGGTTGCAGGTTGAAGTGCTCGTCGCGGTGCACCAGCGCGTCGAAAAGCAGCTCATCGATGCGCTCCGATTGCGCATCAATGCCGACGCGCGGATCGAGATTGGTGGGGCTGGACTCGATGATCATCACCAGCGTATCCGCGCGCGGTTTTGTCGTGCAGCCGACGGAAAGAAGCAAGACACAGAGGACACAGAAGACACAGAGGAATAGCGGGAGGGACAGCAAGATTTGCGAACCTCTGTGCCCTCTGTGGCTAACCATGGATGTAAGGATACGAGATTTTCCCCAGCACCGCCGCGCGCTCAGCGCCAGTCGCAGCCGGAATGTTCGACGGCACCCGGCGCCACGTCTGATACGCGAGCACCGCGAATGCCACCGCTTCTTTCGCCTCCGACGGCAGGCCGAATTCGTCCGAGGTGCGGATTTTCAGGTCGGGCAGCTCATCGCGCAGCATGGACATCAGCGTCCGGTTCTTCGCGCCGCCGCCGGAAACAGTCATTTCGCGGAATCCTTTTTCTCCGGCGGGCGCCACGAACGCGCGCACTGCATCGGCGATGGAATAGGCCGTCAGTGCGGTGGCGGTGGCGACTACGTCCTCCTTACGCGCGCGGCGGCAGCGGCGCAGAAATTCGGCGACGAACTCGCGCCCAAACTCTTCGCGCCCGGCGGTCTTGGGCGGGCGGCGGCGAAAAAACGCCCGCCGCAACAGGTCTGAGACAACCACGTCGAGCACCCGCCCGCGTGCGGCGATGCGACCGTCGCGGTCGAACGGCTTGCCAAACAGGCGCTCCGTTATCCCGTCGATCACCATGTTGCCCGGGCCGGTGTCGAAGGCAATCACTTGCTCGGGTGAGGCTTTCGCCGGGATGGCGGTGAAATTCGCAATCCCGCCGATGTTCTGCACGATCCGCCCGCGGCGCCGGTGCCGGTAGAGCAGGTAATCGAGGAAGGGAACCAGCGGCGCGCCGGTGCCGCCGGCTGCCATGTCGGCAGGACGAAAGTCGCTGACTACCGGCACGCCTGTCCGCGCCGCGATCACCGCCCCTTCGCCTATCTGCCAGGTGCAGGCGATGTCGCGCCCGAGGAACGCGCGCGCGGTTCCCTGGTGGTAAATCGTCTGCCCGTGGCAACCGATGAGATCGAGCTGCAGGTGCACCTTCTTCGCCGCCGCGCCGATCGCCTCGGCGTAAAGGTCGCCGAGTAGGAAGCTTAGGCGGGAGAGATCCGCCACGCTGGCCCGAGCGTTCATGACGTCGAGCACGGCGCGCCGTACCCGGGGCGGGAAGGGAACTGCCGAATGATGAAGCAGCTCAAACCGCGTGCGAAATCCGCGGCCCAGCACGCGCACGATGGCCACATCAATGCCATCCGCCGAGGTGCCGCTCATCACGCCCGCAACGATCACTCTCGCTCCTGTCAGCTCCTTCACCACGGAGGCGCGGAGACACGGAATTAAGAATACGGAATTAAGAATGCAGAAGCAGAATGAAGAATGGCCGGTTTCTCATTCTTATTTCTTAATTCTTCGTTCTTCATTGCCTCTGTGTTCATCGTTCAGGCCTTTGCCGCGACTACCAGCCGCGCTTCTTCGCTCAACTCCCAGATCTCGCGGCGGAGGCGGTCCAGCGTCTTCTCGGATGGCGCAGGCACGCGGTGCTGCAGTTCGTGAGCCCGTTTCTTGAATGCCATCACCCGGCTAGCTTTTTCGCGGATCAGCTTGGCAAATCTCCTGTCTCGCTCCGCCGCACGCAGCACCGCCTCGTATGCCCGCCAGACTTTTTGCTCATCGTGGCAGACCATGAAAATGTCGGAACCGGCCTGCAGCGTCTCGACCGCCGCCTCTTCGACCGAGGCAGCCGCCAGCACGCCGCCCATCTCCAGGTCATCGCAAAGAATGAGCCCGCGATATCCGATCTTCTTGCGCAGGATGTCGGTGATCCACCTACGCGACAGGCTCGCGGGAGTTTTATCTCTGGTGACTGCCGGATAAGCCGCGTGCGCCACCATCACAAACGCCATCCGCCGGTGCAGCTCGCGATATGGACATAGGTCTTCCTTCAACAGGCGCGCAGCGGGCGTGTTGATCGCCGGCAGCTCGGTGTGCGTATCCAGGTTTGCTCCGCCGAGCCCCGGAAAATGTTTGCCGCAGCCCAGCACTCCCACGTCTTTGAGCCCGCGCAGAAATTCGCGCGCGTAGGCGACGACCTGCTTCGGATCGTCGCCGGAGGTGCGTGACGTCAGCACCTTGCGCGACGGCGCCAACCCCAGGTCCACCACCGGCGCAAAGTTCACGTTGAAGCCGAGCCGCCGGCACTCATCGCCCAGCACCCGCCCATGCCGGCAAAACAACTTCTTGTTGCCCGTGGCAGCGACGTCGGCGACCGAGGGCGCGGGCGCGATCACGTCCTTCAGCCGGTCCACCGTGCCGCCTTCCAGGTCTACGCAACGAAATGCAGGGGTGGTGATGCACTTCTGCGATTCGCGCAACAGCTCCCAGGTCTGTCGCGCGGCGGTGATGTTGCGCTTGAACAAAATGATCCCGCCGGGCTGCAAGTCGGCGAAAGCGGAGCGCAGCCGGGCGGAGATTTCGGTGCCGTCAAAGCCCATGATCAGAAGTTGCCCGACATACTGACGTAAATCACTAAGTTTATAAGTAGTTGTCATTTAGTGAGCTTATCTAAAGTACAGCTCGAATTCATTTCACCTGCTGCTTCAGCGCGTGTAGCAGGTTCAGCGCCTCCAGCGGCGTCAGCCGGTCGAGATCGGCCTCGCGCAACTGCTCGACGATTTTTTGCGACAGCGGCGTGAACATGGTGAGCTGCACTGAACTTGGTTGCAGTTCGTCCGAAGCCAACTCGCTGGTCAGGCGATGCTCGGCCGATTCGTGTTCCGCCAGAACTTCGCGCGCGCGTGCAATCACCTCCGGCGGCAGGCCGGCGAGCTTGGCGACCTCAATTCCATAGCTACGGTCTGCCGCTCCAGGCTCCACCTTGCGCAAGAAGACGATCCCGCCCGCGCCTTCCTTCACCGACACGTGGTAGTTCTTCACGCCGGAAAGCTGATCAGCCAGTTCCGTGAGTTCGTGATAATGGGTGGCAAACAACGTCTTGGCCCGCGTGCGCGCGTGGATGTATTCAATCGCCGCCCACGCGATCGCCAACCCGTCGTAAGTGGCCGTGCCGCGTCCGACCTCATCGAGCAGGATGAGCGAATTCGGTGTCGCGGTGTTCAGGATCGCCGCCGTCTCGGTCATCTCGACCATGAAGGTGGAGCGTCCCCGCGCCAAATTGTCGCTAGCGCCGATGCGCGTGAAGATGCGATCCACCACGCTCAACCGCGCCTCCCGTGCCGGCACGAACGATCCCATCTGCGCCAGGATGAGGATCAGCGCCGCCTGCCGCAGGTACGTTGACTTGCCGCCCATGTTCGGCCCGGTGAGGACCAGGATCGTGTCGCTCGTCGCGTTCAGGTACAAATCGTTGGGGACAAAACGATCGTTGCTCCCGGTCAGTTCCGGACGTTCCACCACCGGGTGGCGTCCCTCGCGGATCTCGATCTCACCGCCTTCGACGAATTTCGGCCGGCAATAATTGTTATTCGCCGCCAAATACGCCAGTCCGGCGAGCACGTCCACCTGCGCAACCGCAAGCGCGGTCTGCCGAATTCGCTTCGCTTCGCCGGCAATCGCCGCGCGCAGTTCGGCAAACAGGCGCCGCTCGATCTCGACAATTTTCTCCTGCGCGTCGAGAATCTTGGCCTCGTACTGTTTCAGTTCGGGCGTGGTGAAGCGCTCGGCATTCACCAGCGTCTGCTTGCGTTCGTAATCCGGCGGCGCCAGTTGCTGGTTGGCTTTGCTGATCTCGATGTAATAGCCAAAGATGGAATTGAACTTGACCTTTAGCGACGCGATGCCCGTCCGCTGCCGTTCGCGTTCTTCGATCTGCGCCAGATACTGCTTGCTGCTGCGGCTGAGGGTACGCAACTCGTCGAGTTCGACGTCAATCGCGCTGCGGATAACGCCACCATCGGCCAGTGTCAGCGGCGGCTCCTCGACCAGCGTGTTCTCGATGCGCGCACGCAGGTCGGCCAGATCATCCACTAACGCCAGCAACGACCGCAGCCGTACGCTCTTGAAACGGCCCAGCGCCTCGCGAATCCCGGGCAGCCGCGCCAGAGATGCCGCCAGCGCCAGCAGGTCGCGCGGGTTCGCCGTCTCCAGCGTGATCCGGCTCAGCAGGCGCTCGATGTCGAGCACGCCGTCCAGCGCACGCCGCAATTCTTCGCGTTCGACGGTCGCGCGCACCTGCTCCTCAACCGCATCAAGGCGCGCGTTGATCTCCGCCGGCTCGATCGACGGGCGCAGCATCCACGCCCGTAGCAGCCGCTTGCCCATCGGCGTCAGGCTGTGATCGATGGCACGAAACAGTGTGACGGCATCTCCGGAGCCGGCAAACAGCGGCTCCACCAGCTCCAGGTTGCGCACTGTGACCGCGTCCAGCACCAGGCAGTTCTGCCGCTCGTAGAACCCGATGCGGTCCACATGCTCCAGGGCGCCGCGCTGCGTGCTGCGTACGTAATGCAGGATCGCGCCCGCCGCGGCCGCGGCCGCCGGCCGGCCGGCCAGCCCGAAACCCTCCAGTGACAGCACCCCAAAATGATTTTCCACCAGTGGAATGGCGTAATCCGGCGGCGCCAGTTGCTGGTTGGCTTTGCTGATCTCGATGTAATAGCCAAAGGAAAGATCGAGCACCGCGAAACCCGCCACTGAGGCGCCCAGCTTGCCGCTGTCCAGCCGCGCCACCGCTGCCAGGAAATTATTCTCGTCCGAGCTCAGCGACGCATCCGCCGCCGTTCCCGGCGTCACCACCCGCGTCACCGCCCGCTTCACCAGCTTCTTCGCCAGGCGCGGGTCTTCCATCTGATCGCATATCGCGACCTTGTATCCCTTCTTGATCAGCTTCGCGATGTACCCTTCGGCGGCGTGATACGGCACGCCGCACATCGGAACCGCGATGCCTTTCTCTTTGTTGCGCGAGGTGAGCGTGATCTGCAGTTCCTTTGCCGCCACCACCGCATCTTCAAAGAACAGCTCATAGAAATCCCCCAACCGGAAGAACAGCAGCGCGTTGGGGTGCTCCTTCTTGATCGCCGCATACTGGCGCATCAAGGGGGTGCCCGGCGCGCTGTCGGCAACGGGCTTCGGGGTGGAAAACTCGTCCATGGATGGCGAAACTTGGGCGGATTATAGCAAGCTGCGACGCGTCAGTTACGCTCTCCAAGGTTTTTGCGTACAATGCTTGCTCTGATGGAATTACGCAAAGACCCAATCACGCGTTCCTGGGTGATCACCGGCGACGATATACCCACGCCCGCTGGCGAAACCCGTTGCCACTTTTGTCCGGACTCGCCCGACGCGCCGCAGGTGATCTCGACACGCCCCTCGCTGGACGGTGGCGCGTGGTCGGCGCGCGCCGTGGTTCATCCCAACCCTCTCTACCGTATCGAGGGCGAGCCGCAGCGCCGCGGCAACGGACTCTACGACCGCATGCGTCCGGTCGGCGCGCACGAGGTACTGGTTGAAAATTCGCGCCACGACGGACATCTGTGGAACGCCAGTGACTCCGACATCGACGAGTTCCTGCTGCTGACGGCGCTCCGCATCCTGGACCTCAAGCGCGACCGGCGTTTCAAGTACATCACCGTGTTCAAGAATCACGGGGAGATGGCGGGCCAGGAATTTGTGCACCCCACGTCGCAGATCACCGCCAGCACCTTCGTGCCGCGCCGCGTCCTCTACGAACTGCGCGCCGGGCGCGAATATTTCCAGCAGAAGGAGCGCTGCGTCTTTTGCGACATCATCGCGCAGGAGGAGCAGCAGGCCTTGCGCGTGGTGGAAGTCCGTGGCGAATATGTTTCCCTGTGTCCGTATGCGCCGCGCGTGCCCTATGAAACCTGGATCATGCCACGGATCCACGAGGCCTTTTTCGAACGGACCGCGCAGCGTCCCGGCGGCACCCGTGACCTCAGTGCGCTGCTGCGGCGCACGTTGCAGCGCATCCGCTCGGTGACGGAGCAGTTCCATCTTGTGGTGCACACCGCTCCCAACACGCTGCACCGCTCGGAAATCCTCAACTACTGGAAGACGATCGACGACGATTACCACTGGCACTTCGAGATTCTTCCGCTGCTGCCCAAGACCGCGAAGTCGTACACCTTCAAAGAGGTGTACTTCACGCCGGTGACGTCGGAGTCGGCGGCGGCGCGCTTGCGCGAGGCCTCTCCGGGAGGCTGAGCGCCCGCTATGATGGCCGCCTTGCGACGAGAGCTGAACATTCTCGCAATCGTATTCGTATCGCTCGCCATGTGCGCCCAGACCGCAGGACCCCCCTGCTGCCCCGACGCGACCAACCAAAAGCAGCTCCTCCTCCGGGAGAAGCTGGAGTCCACGATTCATGACGCAGACCGTGATCTGAATGGGGTTCTGGGCGTCGCCATCCTCGACCTGACCAGCGGCGATCAG
The nucleotide sequence above comes from Terriglobia bacterium. Encoded proteins:
- a CDS encoding TIGR00282 family metallophosphoesterase, with protein sequence MRILFIGDIFGRPGRVSVREHLPAFVGQRPVDLVIANAENAAGGFGLTPAIVEELFEQNIAVLTTGNHVWDKREIIEYFQSANGNPHSPARRVLRPANYPAGTPGVGMYEGRVGDIPYAVINLQGRVFLPQNDDPFRVADALLARTKAKVVLVDMHAEATSEKVAMGWYLDGRATAVLGTHTHIPTADTRILPGGTAYQTDVGMTGPYDSVIGVQKELVIQRFLTNMPARWESAHGDVHFCGVYLECDESTGHATTVERIMIPGRQGASL
- a CDS encoding anhydro-N-acetylmuramic acid kinase, whose protein sequence is MIVAGVMSGTSADGIDVAIVRVLGRGFRTRFELLHHSAVPFPPRVRRAVLDVMNARASVADLSRLSFLLGDLYAEAIGAAAKKVHLQLDLIGCHGQTIYHQGTARAFLGRDIACTWQIGEGAVIAARTGVPVVSDFRPADMAAGGTGAPLVPFLDYLLYRHRRRGRIVQNIGGIANFTAIPAKASPEQVIAFDTGPGNMVIDGITERLFGKPFDRDGRIAARGRVLDVVVSDLLRRAFFRRRPPKTAGREEFGREFVAEFLRRCRRARKEDVVATATALTAYSIADAVRAFVAPAGEKGFREMTVSGGGAKNRTLMSMLRDELPDLKIRTSDEFGLPSEAKEAVAFAVLAYQTWRRVPSNIPAATGAERAAVLGKISYPYIHG
- the nagZ gene encoding beta-N-acetylhexosaminidase — its product is MTTTYKLSDLRQYVGQLLIMGFDGTEISARLRSAFADLQPGGIILFKRNITAARQTWELLRESQKCITTPAFRCVDLEGGTVDRLKDVIAPAPSVADVAATGNKKLFCRHGRVLGDECRRLGFNVNFAPVVDLGLAPSRKVLTSRTSGDDPKQVVAYAREFLRGLKDVGVLGCGKHFPGLGGANLDTHTELPAINTPAARLLKEDLCPYRELHRRMAFVMVAHAAYPAVTRDKTPASLSRRWITDILRKKIGYRGLILCDDLEMGGVLAAASVEEAAVETLQAGSDIFMVCHDEQKVWRAYEAVLRAAERDRRFAKLIREKASRVMAFKKRAHELQHRVPAPSEKTLDRLRREIWELSEEARLVVAAKA
- the mutS gene encoding DNA mismatch repair protein MutS, whose translation is MDEFSTPKPVADSAPGTPLMRQYAAIKKEHPNALLFFRLGDFYELFFEDAVVAAKELQITLTSRNKEKGIAVPMCGVPYHAAEGYIAKLIKKGYKVAICDQMEDPRLAKKLVKRAVTRVVTPGTAADASLSSDENNFLAAVARLDSGKLGASVAGFAVLDLSFGYYIEISKANQQLAPPDYAIPLVENHFGVLSLEGFGLAGRPAAAAAAGAILHYVRSTQRGALEHVDRIGFYERQNCLVLDAVTVRNLELVEPLFAGSGDAVTLFRAIDHSLTPMGKRLLRAWMLRPSIEPAEINARLDAVEEQVRATVEREELRRALDGVLDIERLLSRITLETANPRDLLALAASLARLPGIREALGRFKSVRLRSLLALVDDLADLRARIENTLVEEPPLTLADGGVIRSAIDVELDELRTLSRSSKQYLAQIEERERQRTGIASLKVKFNSIFGYYIEISKANQQLAPPDYERKQTLVNAERFTTPELKQYEAKILDAQEKIVEIERRLFAELRAAIAGEAKRIRQTALAVAQVDVLAGLAYLAANNNYCRPKFVEGGEIEIREGRHPVVERPELTGSNDRFVPNDLYLNATSDTILVLTGPNMGGKSTYLRQAALILILAQMGSFVPAREARLSVVDRIFTRIGASDNLARGRSTFMVEMTETAAILNTATPNSLILLDEVGRGTATYDGLAIAWAAIEYIHARTRAKTLFATHYHELTELADQLSGVKNYHVSVKEGAGGIVFLRKVEPGAADRSYGIEVAKLAGLPPEVIARAREVLAEHESAEHRLTSELASDELQPSSVQLTMFTPLSQKIVEQLREADLDRLTPLEALNLLHALKQQVK